From the genome of Nocardia mangyaensis:
CACGCCGGCCGGACCGGCCATGGGGCCCCCAACGTTCGTGGCTACCGGGATTCGGAGACGACTGACATGGTCATTGGCGAACCAACACGATCACCACGCACTCCGAGGGCATCATCGCCCCGGGGACCGCGTCGAATCAGGAGTCACCATGCATCGCAAGTCACTGCGCACCGCCGTTGCCGCCCTCACCGTCGGCTTCGCCCTCCTGGGTGGCGCGGCTACGGCGGCCGCCGAGCCGTACTCGCCCGCTCCGGTTGCCGACTCCGGGAGCGGCGGCATCATCGTCTTGACGCTCGCCGGCCTGCTTCGTGAGCTCGGCCTCGCGACGGGAAGCATCGAGCCCTGCGACTACACCGAGTTCCCGTCCAACTGCGCCTACTGATTCCCGGCTGCCCGCGGCGACAGCTGAACGCCGCGCGACTGACGAACAGTGGCCCGTCGACCGATGTCGACGGGCCACTGTCGTTCAAGGATCAGTAGCGGTAGTGCTCGGGCTTGTACGGGCCCTCCACGTCCACGCCGATGTACTCGGCCTGGTCCTTGGTGAGCTTGGTCAACGTGCCACCGAGGGCCTCGACGTGGATCTTGGCGACCTTCTCGTCGAGGTGCTTGGGCAGACGGTAGACCTCGTTGTCGTAGTTCTCCGGCTTGGTCCACAGTTCGATCTGCGCGATGACCTGGTTGGAGAAGCTGTTCGACATGACGAACGAGGGGTGGCCGGTGGCGTTGCCCAGGTTCAGCAGGCGACCTTCGGAGAGCACGATGATCGCCTTGCCGGACTCGAAGGTCCACTCGTCGACCTGCGGCTTGATATTGATCCGGGTCGCGCCGCAACGCTCGAGGGCGGCCATGTCGATCTCGTTGTCGAAGTGGCCGATGTTGCCCAGGATCGAGTGATCCTTCATCGCCTTCATGTGGTCGAGGGTGATGATGTCCTTGTTGCCGGTCGAGGTGATGACGATGTCGGCGTCGCCGATCGCCTCCTCGACGGTGACCACGTCGTAGCCGTCCATCAGCGCCTGCAGCGCGTTGATCGGGTCGATCTCGGTGACCTGCACGCGCGCGCCCTGGCCGGCCAGCGACTCCGCGCAGCCCTTGCCGACGTCACCGTAACCGCAGATCAGCACCTTCTTGCCGCCGATGAGCACATCGGTGCCACGGTTGATGCCGTCGATGAGCGAGTGACGGGTGCCGTACTTGTTGTCGAACTTGGACTTGGTGACCGAGTCGTTGACGTTGATCGCCGGGAACACCAGCTCGCCCGCGGCGGCGAACTGGTACAGGCGCAACACGCCGGTGGTGGTCTCCTCGGTGACGCCCTTGACCGACTCGGCGATGGCGCTCCACTTGGTCTTGTCGGTCTCGAAGCGCTCGCGCAGCAGGTTCAAGAACACCGTGTACTCGGCGGAGTGCTCGTCCTCGTCGGGCGGGATCACCCCGGCCTTCTCGAACTGCGCGCCGCGCAGCACGAGCATGGTGGCGTCGCCACCGTCGTCGAGGATCATGTTGGCGGGTTCGCCGGGCCAGGTGAGCATCTGCTCGGCGGCCCACCAGTACTCCTCGAGCGTCTCGCCCTTCCAGGCGAAGACGGGGGTGCCCTTGGGCTCGTCGACGGTGCCGTGCGGGCCGACGACGATCGCGGCCGCGGCGTGGTCCTGGGTGGAGAAGATGTTGCACGAGGCCCAGCGCACCTGCGCGCCGAGGGCGACGAGTGTTTCGATCAGGACGGCGGTCTGCACCGTCATGTGCAGTGAACCGGAAATACGCGCGCCGGCCAGCGGCTGCACGTCGTGGTATTCGCGGCGCAGTGCCATCAGGCCGGGCATCTCGTGCTCGGCGAGGCGGATCTCCTTGCGGCCGAATTCGGCCAGCGAGAGATCTGCCACCTTGTAATCGATGCCGTTGCGGACGTCAGCGGTGAAGCCCGCAAGAGCGGACGACGCAGCGTGCGCGGGAAGTTCTGAGGTCGTCATCAGCCTCTCCTGGTAGTCAGTACCGAGGCAAGGCTACCGCCTGTGGGCGCGCTCGTTCCCCGGTCCTTGGAGGCCATGGTCAGGCCGCGGCGCGGTATCGGGCCAGCAAACGTCGCGGTTTGCGTGGGGCGACGTTGGCCAGACTCAGGTCGCCGCCGTAATGCGCGGCGACTTTGGGGTCCATCACCACACGCCACAGCGGCGGGATGGCTGCCAGCAGGATCATCGTGGCGTATCCGGCGGGCAGCTGTGGTGCCTCGCTGGTGCTGCGCAGGGTCTGGTAGCGACGGCCGGGGTTGGCGTGGTGGTCGCTGTGACGCTGCAGATGGAACAGGAAGATGTTGGTGACCAGGCGATCGGAGTTCCAGCTGTCGCGTGGGGAGCAGCGTTCCCAGCGGCCGTTGGGCTTGCGGGCGCGCAGCAGACCGTAGTGCTCGACGTAGTTGACGGTCTCGAGCAGCGCGGCGCCGATCGCGGCCTGCAGGATCAGCCACGGCAGGATCTCCAGGCCGAAGGCGACCAGCAGCGAACCGAACAGCACCACCGTCATCGCCCACGCCTGCAGGATGTTGTTACGCGGGCTCCACCAGCCACGACCCTGTCTGGCCAGGCGAGCACGTTCGAGTTCGAGCGCGGAACGGAAACCGCCGAACACGCTGCGCGGCAAGAACTCCCACAGCGATTCGCCCAGTCGCGCGCTGGCCGGATCCTCGGGCGTGGCGACGCGGGCGTGGTGGCCGCGATTGTGCTCGACGAAGAAGTGACCGTAGGCCGACTGGGCGAGCGCGATCTTCGACAGCAATTTTTCAGCACGCTCGACGCGATGGCCCAATTCGTGGGCGGCGTTGATGCCGATGCCGCTGACGAAGCCGACCGTGGCGGCCAGACCGAGCTTGTCGACGAGGTCCAG
Proteins encoded in this window:
- the ahcY gene encoding adenosylhomocysteinase, with product MTTSELPAHAASSALAGFTADVRNGIDYKVADLSLAEFGRKEIRLAEHEMPGLMALRREYHDVQPLAGARISGSLHMTVQTAVLIETLVALGAQVRWASCNIFSTQDHAAAAIVVGPHGTVDEPKGTPVFAWKGETLEEYWWAAEQMLTWPGEPANMILDDGGDATMLVLRGAQFEKAGVIPPDEDEHSAEYTVFLNLLRERFETDKTKWSAIAESVKGVTEETTTGVLRLYQFAAAGELVFPAINVNDSVTKSKFDNKYGTRHSLIDGINRGTDVLIGGKKVLICGYGDVGKGCAESLAGQGARVQVTEIDPINALQALMDGYDVVTVEEAIGDADIVITSTGNKDIITLDHMKAMKDHSILGNIGHFDNEIDMAALERCGATRINIKPQVDEWTFESGKAIIVLSEGRLLNLGNATGHPSFVMSNSFSNQVIAQIELWTKPENYDNEVYRLPKHLDEKVAKIHVEALGGTLTKLTKDQAEYIGVDVEGPYKPEHYRY
- a CDS encoding alkane 1-monooxygenase — translated: MPSQLVYRTGAEVFWWIGPVIVLIAIPVLDWIVGEDGNNPRDEDYEALSADKYYRWCTYLFLPIQLIGLTIACFMWAGSDLDLVDKLGLAATVGFVSGIGINAAHELGHRVERAEKLLSKIALAQSAYGHFFVEHNRGHHARVATPEDPASARLGESLWEFLPRSVFGGFRSALELERARLARQGRGWWSPRNNILQAWAMTVVLFGSLLVAFGLEILPWLILQAAIGAALLETVNYVEHYGLLRARKPNGRWERCSPRDSWNSDRLVTNIFLFHLQRHSDHHANPGRRYQTLRSTSEAPQLPAGYATMILLAAIPPLWRVVMDPKVAAHYGGDLSLANVAPRKPRRLLARYRAAA